One genomic window of Nicotiana sylvestris chromosome 10, ASM39365v2, whole genome shotgun sequence includes the following:
- the LOC138879390 gene encoding uncharacterized protein has product MDKKMSESFQQEGHQRKALEDHLTVNLVDKNYKPLTTYLSDEEVLFTRGDIAKSYSGWRIFFDEKANFKRVGIGAVLISESRQHYPASAKIMFPCTNNMADFEACILGIRMSVDMNIKEFLLTGDSDMLIHQDQGEWTTKNVKILPYLHCLKELCKKFTKIKFKHIPRIQNEFADAVATLSSLIQHPNKNYIDLIEIEVWDQHAFCFHLDEEPGGNSWY; this is encoded by the coding sequence AAGGCCATCAAAGGAAAGCTTTAGAGGACCACCTCACAGTAAATCTAGTGGACAAGAATTATAAGCCGCTCACTACATACTTGTCAGACGAAGAAGTGTTGTTCACTAGAGGAGATATTGCTAAGTCATACTCAGGATGGAGAATATTCTTCGACGAAAAAGCAAATTTCAAAAGAGTGGGAATTGGAGCAGTTTTAATTTCAGAATCAAGACAACATTATCCGGCATCAGCAAAGATAATGTTCccctgcaccaataatatggccgattTTGAAGCATGCATCCTTGGTATTAGGATGTCAGTCGACATGAACATCAAAGAGTTTCTGCTCACAGGAGATTCTGATATGTTGATACATCAAGATCAAGGAGAATGGACTACCAAGAACGTCAAGATCCTTCCATATCTACATTGCTTAAAGGAGTTGTGCAAGAAGTTCACAAAGATCAAGTTCAAACATATTCCCAGGATCCAAAACGAGTTTGCCGACGCTGTCGCAACATTGTCGTCCTTGATCCAACATCCAAATAAGAACTACATCGATCTTATTGAGATAGAGGTTTGGGATCAGCATGCATTCTGTTTCCATTTAGATGAGGAGCCAGGCGGTAATTCGTGGTACTAA